The following proteins are encoded in a genomic region of Phaeodactylum tricornutum CCAP 1055/1 chromosome 1, whole genome shotgun sequence:
- a CDS encoding predicted protein, with translation MTWDGEPEEKANVFGLHKAIQNSFSNSKTDISITFQILQTGFSRSLQQSKANAEFTLVEAPPTAAFIASHAKSPSASSPNEVIITVLLQIHNIRETPHHRILIVTMPDQSNNIFFNKETLAFSFPLILVCTTYAYFTYVPLNIGLPIIGGLFVLYQIRSSVKAQQAQKLTHMDERTMESLVNELSGAADADASNASKRAEVEKAKKKVAARLVQEKKVEAKKAGKKKKPNQQEEEDLDDDALLTFVKPSSKAKKS, from the exons ATGACGTGGGATGGTGAAcccgaagaaaaggcaaACGTTTTCGGGTTACACAAGGCTATCCAGAATTCCTTTTCAAACAGTAAAACGGATATTTCCATCACATTCCAGATTCTACAAACAGGTTTTTCACGTTCACTCCAGCAGTCCAAGGCGAACGCAGAGTTCACG ttagtagaaGCGCCTCCGACAGCCGCTTTCATCGCTTCGCATGCAAAGAGCCCGAGCGCAAGCTCGCCAAACGAGGTCATCATCACGGTGCTCCTCCAAATTCACAACATACGGGAAACCCCTCATCACAGGATCCTTATCGTCACCATGCCCGATCAATCcaacaatatcttcttcaATAAGGAAACGCTAGCCTTTTCGTTTCCTTTAATTCTTGTCTGCACAACCTAC GCATACTTCACATATGTTCCGTTAAACATCGGCCTACCCATCATCGGAGGACTCTTCGTCCTTTACCAAATACGGTCATCTGTCAAGGCTC AACAAGCACAAAAGCTAACGCATATGGATGAACGTACTATGGAGTCTTTGGTCAATGAGCTTTCTGGTGCCGCAGATGCCGACGCGTCGAATGCATCCAAACGGGCCGAAGtggaaaaggccaagaaaaaggtggCTGCGCGACTCGTgcaagaaaagaaagtcgaagccaaaaaggctggtaaaaagaaaaagcccAATCAAcaggaggaggaggattTAGACGATGATGCTCTTTTGACATTTGTAAAGCCGTCGTCCAAAGCCAAGAAGAGCTAG
- a CDS encoding predicted protein — MASTSPDPTVMEAIERGNVVVFFDVSLGESGDNETPLGRIKIELFQQDCPKTCENFRQFCTGEFLQNEQPTGYKNSIFHRVIKGFMIQGGDFVNHDGSGKMSIYGATSFPDENFLHKHDRPGLLSSANSGPNTNGCQFFITCGKADWLDGKHVVFGQVLDADSMLTVRKCEAAPVNGSEPRLPIRIVQCGEL; from the exons ATGGCATCGACGAGTCCAGATCCGACAGTGATGGAAGCTATCGAAAGGGGaaatgtcgtcgtctttttcgatgTGTCTTTGGGGGAGTCAGGCGACAACGAGACGCCGTTGGGACGGATCAAAATCGAACTTTTTCAACAGGATTGTCCGAAAACATGCGAGAACTTTCGACAGTTTTGCACCGGAGAATTCTTGCAGAACGAACAACCTACCGGCTACAAGAACAGTATCTTTCATCGCGTCATTAAAGGCTTCATGATTCAAGGTGGAG ACTTTGTCAATCACGACGGCTCGGGAAAAATGAGCATATACGGCGCAACCTCCTTCCCGGACGAAAACTTTCTGCACAAGCATGATCGACCCGGCCTTCTATCAAGCGCCAACAGTGGACCGAACACAAACGGATGTCAATTTTTTATCACCTGTGGTAAAGCCGACTGGCTTGACGGTAAACACGTGGTATTTGGTCAGGTTTTGGATGCAGACAGCATGTTGACGGTACGAAAGTGTGAAGCGGCTCCAGTGAATGGGAGCGAGCCGCGTTTACCAATCCGCATTGTGCAATGTGGAGAGCTATAG
- a CDS encoding predicted protein, giving the protein MSDMQGQFRGWRAVLGCTYESLAAFRICLGMLLTLELVLRFRFLLPFYSNEGTLPLDLLMGKVDSLYKHVCFHCYFGEVWEQQILLSVQIILSVLLTLGYRTNFVAPVSWFWYLSLTLRNTWMNYILDRYIHYLLFLSMFLPLDERWSLRGATLKKEKGNVVLSPGTIFLKLLVVWIYVDAGVGKYMDPLGGWTYHADPLPALDTYARHTTVARYMYALLGPEGLRVMTPTVVWVELLAAPVALFGLLVGSTSLIYFAVISICSLHVGIALTLRNAALLSFLACTPWCTFLPLTSSMSGASFQISRPATGKVRNTASLVFILSMLAGNLWLETVSQACDQSVKHIWSTVFHNRWNVFVGAEEYVTWEIAPGQLVDGSVVDVWGRTNSISWDLPGSGAPCTATSRPGRWRSFPYLAGLENEDGDALWSYLCREWDRENDADLHPERKLVKFNFFMLQADVLPNMQFSPTRKRLIQSFECATAEVQQEKAIEEGDGGRREEAPSLSDSEL; this is encoded by the coding sequence ATGTCGGACATGCAAGGACAATTCCGCGGATGGCGAGCTGTCCTAGGCTGCACGTACGAGTCGCTGGCTGCGTTTCGGATCTGCCTGGGTATGTTGCTGACTCTGGAGTTGGTGCTCCGTTTTCGTTTCTTGCTTCCATTCTATTCAAACGAAGGTACACTGCCTCTTGATCTTCTGATGGGGAAAGTTGATAGTCTTTATAAGCATGTTTGCTTTCACTGCTATTTCGGAGAAGTGTGGGAGCAACAAATACTTTTATCCGTTCAAATTATTCTTTCAGTGTTGCTGACTTTGGGATATAGAACCAATTTCGTCGCTCCCGTGTCATGGTTTTGGTATCTGAGTTTAACATTGCGAAATACGTGGATGAACTATATTCTCGATCGATATATTCACTACTTGCTCTTTCTTTCCATGTTTCTCCCGCTGGATGAACGATGGAGCTTGAGAGGTGCCACtttgaagaaagagaaaggaaacgtCGTTCTTTCTCCTGGGACGATTTTTCTGAAACTGCTGGTTGTATGGATCTATGTTGATGCCGGAGTCGGAAAATATATGGACCCTCTCGGTGGATGGACCTACCACGCCGACCCCCTACCGGCTCTCGACACATATGCTCGCCATACAACTGTCGCCCGCTACATGTATGCACTTTTGGGGCCAGAGGGGCTCCGTGTTATGACTCCAACGGTAGTCTGGGTGGAGTTATTGGCAGCTCCGGTGGCTCTTTTTGGTCTGCTAGTGGGAAGCACTTCTCTGATTTATTTCGCGGTGATTTCGATTTGTTCCTTGCACGTTGGCATTGCGTTGACCTTGCGCAACGCTGCACTCCTGTCGTTTCTTGCCTGTACGCCCTGGTGCACCTTTCTACCTCTTACGTCAAGCATGAGTGGGGCTAGCTTTCAAATTTCCAGGCCTGCAACCGGCAAAGTGCGTAATACGGCGTCACTCGTTTTCATCCTATCCATGCTGGCAGGTAATTTGTGGTTGGAAACAGTAAGCCAAGCTTGCGATCAAAGCGTAAAGCACATATGGAGCACTGTTTTTCACAACCGTTGGAATGTGTTCGTGGGAGCCGAGGAATACGTGACCTGGGAGATCGCTCCGGGTCAGTTGGTCGATGGTTCCGTCGTGGACGTTTGGGGGCGCACGAACAGCATCAGCTGGGATTTGCCCGGATCCGGTGCACCGTGTACGGCCACGTCTAGACCCGGACGTTGGCGGTCATTCCCGTACCTAGCTGGGTTGGAAAATGAAGACGGAGATGCTCTATGGAGCTACCTGTGCCGGGAATGGGATCGCGAAAACGACGCAGACCTCCACCCCGAACGCAAGCTTGTCAAGTTCAACTTTTTTATGCTGCAAGCCGATGTTCTACCAAATATGCAGTTTAGCCCGACACGCAAGCGACTCATTCAATCGTTCGAGTGTGCTACAGCCGAGGtgcagcaagaaaaagcaatCGAGGAAGGGGACGGTGGAAGACGAGAAGAAGCTCCATCGCTCTCTGACTCTGAGTTGTGA